In Bacillus sp. NP247, one DNA window encodes the following:
- a CDS encoding phage head closure protein, which produces MRPFQYKKPLNTGDFRNRIIIEQPEVIKDELNQPIETDWKEVKRVWSMIKTVKGSEYIEASASQATRIYRFVIPYTSGITEEMRINMKGRIFDIIEPPMNDDEMYQTLTIIAKEHV; this is translated from the coding sequence ATGCGTCCTTTTCAGTACAAAAAACCACTGAATACAGGTGATTTTAGGAATCGAATTATCATTGAACAACCTGAAGTAATAAAAGATGAATTGAATCAACCAATTGAAACAGATTGGAAAGAAGTAAAAAGAGTATGGTCGATGATAAAAACAGTGAAAGGGTCTGAGTATATTGAAGCTTCAGCTTCACAAGCTACTCGGATTTATCGATTCGTTATTCCATACACTTCTGGTATCACGGAAGAAATGCGAATTAATATGAAAGGTCGTATCTTTGATATTATCGAACCGCCAATGAATGATGATGAAATGTATCAAACATTGACTATTATCGCAAAGGAGCATGTTTAG
- a CDS encoding HK97 gp10 family phage protein yields the protein MNDFASEIARELQRYANVVEEKLESEIEEIGDIAVGKLKQGSPKKTGAYRKGWRKKKEDNGVVLHNTQGQLTHLLENGHAKVSGGRVPAKVHIRPVEEYVIDELPRRIERAVQQ from the coding sequence ATGAATGATTTTGCGAGCGAGATTGCTAGAGAATTACAAAGATATGCGAATGTTGTGGAAGAAAAATTAGAAAGTGAAATTGAAGAAATAGGGGATATCGCTGTAGGTAAGTTAAAACAAGGCAGTCCTAAAAAAACAGGCGCTTATCGTAAAGGATGGCGTAAGAAAAAAGAAGATAACGGCGTTGTTCTTCATAATACACAAGGACAACTAACACATCTTTTAGAAAATGGACATGCAAAAGTTAGTGGTGGTCGAGTTCCAGCAAAAGTGCATATTCGTCCAGTTGAAGAGTATGTAATTGATGAATTGCCAAGACGTATCGAAAGGGCGGTTCAACAATGA